The Zalophus californianus isolate mZalCal1 chromosome X, mZalCal1.pri.v2, whole genome shotgun sequence genome window below encodes:
- the LOC113930723 gene encoding uncharacterized protein LOC113930723: protein MKRKRTGVYSSVALSTFTLLSKYHQHPEHLHFCELKLCMHSIKIPIPSCLQTLATTILPYEFDCFSYLISCCLGRVRPLQLSAVSSSLFQD, encoded by the exons gtgtacagttcagtggcattaagtacattcacattattgtccAAATATCATCAACATCCAGAACATCTTCATTTTTgtgaactgaaactctgtatgcattcaataaaaattcccattccttcctgcctccagactctggcaaccaccattctaccctatgaatttgactgctttagttacctcat CAGCTGCTGCTTGGGAAGGGTCCGCCCACTGCAGCTCTCTGCAGTCTCTAGCTCGCTCTTCCAAGACTGA